Genomic DNA from Pungitius pungitius chromosome 12, fPunPun2.1, whole genome shotgun sequence:
CCgatctattttttttacctctccTTATTCCACCAGACCACCTTCACTTTACAGGCTGAGAATCATGTGTCCCTGTAAATTAGTACAGCATTTCTACCTTGTTGTGGGTTCTGCTGCATCATGCATGGTGGGGTaacttacaaaataaaaacgctaaattatttttataattaagtTCATGCTGCCTTTGATTTATTCTTTTCCATATGCAATATGTGGGTTGGAAGTGGAAAATAGACAAAGCTCAATTgatttttcaacatttattcacttatgcaaaaaaattaaaatgtattgccTTCATATCATTTTCAGCACCTCTTCTCGCTCAGCAATGTAAAATGACAGTAGGATttcattcttgttttgtttttaaatacacagatacattattttGACAATCAAATATGTACTCAGCTCATAATTAAGATGAACAGACAATGAGTATCAAAATAACCAGTAAAACATCTAATCTAAATCCCAACAAcatatttcatgaaaaaaagggaaaacaaagtgaaagcaaAGTAACATGCAAAACAACAGAATTGAGACGGTCACCAAGTTAAAAGTCAATAAAAGGCTGGGTAACATTACAATTTTAAAGTAGGCAACGTAACTTAAGGTTATTCATTGGAAGGATGGAATTATCTTTGGAGTTGTGTTCTCAGGATATGAATTTACTAAACATCTGCCTGAAGAGACTTCAATTAATTTTATAGTCCAAAATCACATactagcctcagagggcttcacgGTATGTaatcatgcaacatcctctgtcccaaaaccctcacatccgCAGATGAAAAGAttgccccccaaaaaaggaggaaaaaaagaaacctcaggGGGAACGACAAAGATGTAAACTCATGTTGTGGCAGCTGGTCTGAAAAAAACGAACAGAGGCCCCTTACTGAAGCCTGAACAGGCAATCAAGATAGATAGTTCTGGTTTCCGGGACATTTGCGTGACAAAGGGGCTTTAGAGACAAGCAACAAGAGCCAATGGAGGAGGTTGAGCTGCATTAGCTAGATACAGTAGGGCCCAACTTCATGCTGTTACCACTTCAGAAACCAAACTGGAGAGCTGCTTGAGTGAAACCTTTATCACATTTTGAGCCAATTAGGTTTTTTTCACTGCGTaaaatctcatgtgtgtcttcagaCTTCTGCTTACAGCGAGACATTTACCAcaatgtgagcagctgaaaggtctctcccctgtgtgatacagcatgtgtctcttcagacttccaaatgcagtaaaacatttactacactgtgcagtgcgctgggggccgcaaggttggtggttcaaatcccggctgccccatgtgccatgtcgaagtgtccctgagcaagacacctaacacctaattgctccccaggcaaaaatgtaacgggttataatgcaatgtaagtcgttttagataaaagcgtcagctaaataacatgtaatgtgagcacaggtttctcccctgtgtgacatctcatgtgtgccTTAAGACTTCTACTTAaagcgaaacatttaccacactgtgagcagctgaaaggtttctcccctgtatgacatttcatgtgtgtcttaagacgtccacttacagtgaaacatttaccacactctgagcagctgaaaggtttcacccctgtgtgacatctcatgtgtgtcttaagacttacacttacagtgaaacatttaccacactctgagcagctgaaaggtttcacccctgtgtgacatctcatgtgtatcttcagttGTCCGCTtgttgtgaaacatttaccacactgtgagcagctgaaaggtttcgccCCTGTGTGAAAAATCATGTGTATCTTGAGTTGTCCGCTtgttgtgaaacatttaccacactgtaaGCAACTGAAaggcttttcccctgtgtgatatctcatgtgtatcttaagacttccacttaaagcgaaacatttaccacactgtgagcagctgaaaggtttctcccctgtgtgaattatcatgtgtgtcttaagacttctacttaaattgaaacatttaccacactgtgagcagctgaaaggtttctcccctgtgtgaattatcatgtgtgtcttaagacgtCCACTTAaagcgaaacatttaccacactgtgagcagctgaaaggtttctcccctgtgtgaaacatcatgtgtatcttcagttGTCCGCTtgttgtgaaacatttaccacactgtgagcagctgaaaggtttctcccctgtgtgacatctctcgtgtatttttagacttcccctttgggtgaaacatttaccacactctgagcagctgaaaggtttccctGATGTGTGGGTCATCATGTGTCCCTTCATCTTTTTAAGGCAACCAAATGTTTCCTTCCGATCATCACTGTCCTTCGGCTC
This window encodes:
- the LOC119220284 gene encoding gastrula zinc finger protein XlCGF57.1-like, whose translation is MCEVHVLKYLVKQRLTEAAEEIFGLFERTIAEYEEEASRLKEDNDRLKKHLHAVFNPEVRIQRADLQQLLVIKEEQQEDPEPPDVKEEQEDPEPPNVKEEQEDPEPPNVKEEQEDPEPRPTKEEQLQGLEKADMKVLYTPVKSENDVEEALSSHLYQRHTKQMETEGDGEDSRVPELDRNSCLDCPSEPDSNENTEDSSEPKDSDDRKETFGCLKKMKGHMMTHTSGKPFSCSECGKCFTQRGSLKIHERCHTGEKPFSCSQCGKCFTTSGQLKIHMMFHTGEKPFSCSQCGKCFALSGRLKTHMIIHTGEKPFSCSQCGKCFNLSRSLKTHMIIHTGEKPFSCSQCGKCFALSGSLKIHMRYHTGEKPFSCLQCGKCFTTSGQLKIHMIFHTGAKPFSCSQCGKCFTTSGQLKIHMRCHTGVKPFSCSECGKCFTVSVSLKTHMRCHTGVKPFSCSECGKCFTVSGRLKTHMKCHTGEKPFSCSQCGKCFALSRSLKAHMRCHTGEKPVLTLHVI